A single genomic interval of Cervus elaphus chromosome 26, mCerEla1.1, whole genome shotgun sequence harbors:
- the GJE1 gene encoding putative gap junction epsilon-1 protein codes for MSLNYIKNFYEGCMKPPTVIGQFHTLFFGSVRMFFLGVLGFAVYGNEALHFSCDPDKREINLFCYNQFRPITPQVFWALQLVIVLVPGAIFHLYAACKSINQECILQKPIYTVIYILSVLLRISLEVVAFWLQIHLFGFQVKPLYLCDAVSLGKKFTIIKCMVPEHFEKTIFLIAMYTFTVITIVLCVAEIFEIIFRRLCFLISQ; via the exons ATGTCTCTAAATTACATCAAAAACTTCTATGAAGGATGT ATGAAGCCTCCTACCGTGATTGGCCAATTTCACACCCTTTTCTTTGGATCGGTTCGAATGTTCTTCCTCGGGGTCTTAGGCTTTGCAGTCTACGGGAATGAGGCTCTGCACTTCAGCTGTGATCCGGACAAGAGAGAAATAAACCTCTTCTGTTACAATCAGTTCAGACCAATCACTCCACAA GTGTTCTGGGCATTACAGCTAGTGATTGTCCTGGTTCCTGGAGCTATTTTCCATCTATATGCTGCATGTAAAAGCATCAATCAAGAATGCATTCTTCAAAAGCCCATCTACACTGTGATCTACATCCTCTCTGTTTTGTTAAGAATTAGCCTAGAAGTGGTAGCATTTTGGCTTCAGATTCACCTTTTTGGTTTCCAAGTAAAACCTCTCTACCTGTGTGATGCTGTGTCTCTTGGGAAAAAATTTACTATTATAAAATGCATGGTGCCGGAACACTTTGAGAAGACCATTTTTCTCATTGCAATGTATACATTTACTGTCATTACAATAGTATTATGTGTTGCTGAGATTTTTGAGATCATATTTAGAAGATTATGCTTTCTAATCAGTCAATGA